One stretch of Armigeres subalbatus isolate Guangzhou_Male chromosome 2, GZ_Asu_2, whole genome shotgun sequence DNA includes these proteins:
- the LOC134208860 gene encoding uncharacterized protein LOC134208860: protein MEELAQRYHHLQDVPADSYRNVRPRMLIGMDNIRLGHALDSREGGINEPIATRTRLGWIVFGPCSTSTQSAADFTGHHSFHLCQCCERNDTDLHNAVKAYFSLDSQGIMSPIKSLLSKDDERANRLMVSLTHLKDKRYETGLLWRYDDVRLPDSKSMAMRRLLCLEKRMQREPQLAEALKNKIREYVRNGYIEKLTESQLSEHFPRVWYLPIFPVVNPNKPGKLRIVWDAAAKVAGTSLNSFLLTGPDQLTSLPSVLRRFREFRIAVTGDIREMFHQVMVNKDDQQCQRFLWRDGEQRSPDVYAMKVMTFGATCSPSCAQYVKNHNARRCQERYPRAAEAIINEHYVDDMLSSEETEEDAAKLAKDVRFVHAEAGFEIRNWLSNSKRVLQELEAKPGEKRLNLSSEMGTEKVLGMWWCTASDTFTYKVSPRISADLLQGHIVPTKRQILSTLMMIYDPLGLLANFLMFLKMLLQEIWRSRVDWDDQIKDEQLKKWRKWLQVLPQVEIVSVPRCYRMKTSIGQQNVIQLHVFVDASENGYAAVAYLRFEENGVVECALVGAKARVAPLRFVSIPKLELQAAITGARLANDIMETHKLKPAQRFFWSDARDVLCWLNSDHRKYSQFVGVRVGELMELTETKEWNWISTKLNVADDATKWQKSPDLSPSTRWFRAPEFLWKSSEQWPAQPSEFEETAEEMRPRVLHHFAQSAVFRWEDFSSWKDLLRRVAYVRRYPANLRRRQARNQSSPVR from the coding sequence ATGGAGGAATTAGCGCAACGGTATCACCACCTGCAAGATGTACCAGCTGATTCTTACCGCAACGTTCGGCCACGTATGCTCATTGGAATGGACAATATTCGTCTGGGTCATGCGCTGGATAGCAGAGAAGGAGGAATCAACGAACCGATCGCCACTAGAACTCGACTAGGCTGGATAGTGTTCGGGCCTTGCTCAACATCAACACAATCAGCGGCGGACTTCACGGGACACCATAGCTTCCATCTGTGCCAGTGCTGTGAGCGGAACGATACCGACCTTCACAATGCCGTGAAGGCCTATTTTTCGCTGGACAGCCAAGGAATAATGAGCCCTATCAAATCGTTGTTATCGAAAGACGACGAGCGAGCTAATCGGCTGATGGTATCCCTAACTCACCTGAAGGACAAGCGATATGAAACGGGTCTGCTGTGGCGTTACGATGATGTGCGACTTCCGGACAGCAAGTCAATGGCCATGCGGCGGCTGCTATGCTTGGAGAAGCGGATGCAGCGTGAACCTCAACTAGCTGAAGCGCTGAAGAATAAGATCCGGGAGTACGTGCGCAACGGGTACATCGAGAAGCTAACAGAGAGTCAACTATCAGAGCATTTCCCCCGCGTATGGTATCTTCCCATCTTCCCCGTGGTGAATCCTAACAAGCCGGGAAAACTACGGATCGTATGGGACGCGGCAGCCAAAGTGGCGGGTACGTCACTGAACTCTTTCCTGCTCACCGGTCCAGATCAACTCACATCCCTTCCATCGGTGCTACGACGTTTCCGAGAGTTCCGGATTGCCGTCACCGGCGACATTCGGGAAATGTTCCACCAAGTGATGGTGAACAAGGACGACCAGCAGTGCCAGCGATTCCTGTGGCGTGACGGCGAGCAACGAAGTCCAGATGTCTACGCGATGAAGGTGATGACGTTCGGGGCTACGTGTTCGCCAAGCTGCGCGCAATATGTGAAAAATCACAACGCGCGAAGATGTCAGGAACGGTATCCGAGAGCTGCTGAAGCAATAATCAACGAGCACTACGTCGACGACATGCTGTCAAGCGAGGAGACGGAAGAAGATGCTGCGAAGCTGGCGAAAGACGTTCGTTTCGTTCACGCTGAGGCGGGATTCGAAATACGCAACTGGCTGTCTAACTCGAAACGCGTGCTACAAGAATTGGAAGCGAAGCCCGGCGAAAAACGCTTGAACCTTTCAAGCGAGATGGGAACTGAGAAAGTTCTCGGCATGTGGTGGTGTACCGCCTCCGATACGTTCACCTACAAGGTATCGCCACGGATTAGTGCGGATCTACTACAGGGTCACATCGTGCCGACTAAACGACAGATCTTGAGTACGCTGATGATGATCTACGATCCACTGGGACTGCTGGCGAACTTTCTTATGTTCCTGAAAATGctgctgcaggagatttggCGAAGTCGCGTCGATTGGGACGACCAGATCAAGGACGAACAGCTCAAGAAATGGAGGAAGTGGCTGCAAGTTCTGCCACAGGTGGAAATTGTTAGCGTGCCAAGGTGTTACCGGATGAAGACCAGCATCGGACAACAGAATGTGATCCAGCTTCATGTGTTCGTGGATGCGTCGGAAAACGGATATGCGGCGGTTGCGTATCTGCGATTTGAAGAGAATGGCGTAGTGGAATGCGCACTTGTCGGCGCGAAGGCACGAGTAGCTCCATTGCGGTTCGTGTCGATCCCTAAGCTAGAACTTCAGGCAGCGATAACCGGAGCTCGTTTGGCGAACGACATCATGGAGACCCACAAGCTGAAGCCTGCGCAAAGGTTCTTCTGGTCGGATGCTCGAGACGTTCTCTGCTGGCTTAATTCAGACCACCGAAAATACAGTCAGTTCGTAGGAGTGCGTGTCGGTGAACTGATGGAACTGACGGAGACGAAAGAGTGGAACTGGATATCGACCAAACTGAACGTCGCCGATGACGCTACCAAGTGGCAAAAATCACCGGATCTGTCACCTTCAACCCGTTGGTTCCGAGCACCAGAATTCTTGTGGAAGTCGAGCGAACAGTGGCCAGCGCAACCGTCGGAGTTCGAAGAAACCGCCGAAGAGATGCGGCCGCGGGTACTCCATCACTTTGCGCAGTCTGCAGTCTTTCGGTGGGAAGACTTTTCATCGTGGAAGGATCTGCTGCGTCGCGTGGCATACGTGCGAAGGTATCCGGCGAATCTGCGAAGGAGGCAAGCGAGAAACCAATCGTCACCGGTCCGCTAA
- the LOC134208861 gene encoding uncharacterized protein LOC134208861, with protein MVQDAEFASEIGLLKKPRCKPLPKNSSLYKLSPYLDGYGVLRMRGRIDACEVVDESTKHPILLPKRHAVTDMIIASVHQRYCHINHQTALNDIRRRFYVPQLRSTYNRVRNRCQLCKNRQAKPAVPEMSALPPARLKAFCRPFSYIGIDYFGPMNVVVGRRAEKRWGVLITCLTKRRPLEIVSDRGTNFIGASRELKEALQQVNQDKLMKHFITTDTKWSFNPPASPHFGGAWERLVQTVKKALKHTQLTRTPTDEILRNMLTEIELIVNSRPLTELPLDDEHTQSLTPNHFLLGSSDGSKPPIAFDDSSYALKHTWKTSQVYANRFWRRWVSEYLPTLTRRTKWFTSVKPVAEGNIVIIVDETMPRNCWPKGRVVRAIRSKDGQVRRALVKTATGLLERPAAKLAVLDVGAIVSTSDQ; from the exons ATGGTGCAGGATGCTGAATTCGCTTCTGAAATCGGTCTACTGAAGAAGCCGAGGTGTAAGCCGCTGCCGAAGAATAGCTCGCTGTACAAGCTTAGTCCGTACCTGGACGGTTATGGAGTACTACGTATGAGGGGCCGTATAGACGCCTGCGAAGTTGTGGACGAGAGTACAAAGCACCCAATACTGCTGCCCAAGCGTCACGCGGTAACGGACATGATAATAGCCAGTGTTCATCAGCGGTACTGCCACATAAACCACCAGACTGCTCTCAACGACATCCGGCGCAGATTTTACGTGCCTCAACTCCGCTCTACGTACAATCGTGTACGAAACCGATGTCAGCTCTGCAAGAACCGCCAGGCGAAGCCAGCTGTACCGGAAATGTCTGCTCTCCCACCTGCACGACTGAAAGCTTTCTGCCGCCCATTCTCCTACATCGGAATCGACTACTTTGGCCCGATGAACGTGGTCGTTGGCCGGAGGGCCGAGAAACGTTGGGGAGTCTTGATAACCTGCCTCACA AAGAGGCGCCCTCTGGAGATAGTCAGCGATCGAGGCACTAACTTCATCGGAGCCAGCCGGGAGCTGAAGGAAGCGCTGCAGCAAGTTAATCAGGACAAGTTGATGAAGCacttcatcaccaccgataccAAGTGGTCGTTCAACCCACCTGCTTCTCCACACTTCGGCGGAGCCTGGGAACGACTTGTCCAGACCGTGAAGAAGGCTCTCAAGCACACCCAACTCACACGCACACCCACAGACGAGATACTCCGGAACATGTTGACTGAAATAGAGCTGATCGTCAACTCACGCCCGTTAACCGAACTGCCCTTGGACGACGAGCATACTCAGTCACTCACACCGAACCACTTTCTGCTCGGGTCATCAGACGGTTCAAAGCCCCCGATCGCGTTTGATGACAGTAGCTACGCCCTCAAGCACACCTGGAAAACGTCTCAGGTTTATGCCAACCGATTCTGGCGACGCTGGGTATCAGAGTACCTACCAACACTCACCCGAAGGACGAAATGGTTTACCAGTGTCAAGCCCGTAGCAGAAGGGAACATCGTCATCATCGTAGACGAGACAATGCCGAGGAACTGCTGGCCGAAAGGCCGTGTGGTTCGTGCCATCCGATCGAAGGATGGACAGGTTCGTCGAGCTCTGGTGAAGACAGCAACCGGACTCCTTGAGAGACCAGCCGCGAAGTTAGCAGTGTTGGACGTTGGAGCAATCGTGAGTACATCGGACCAGTAA